In one window of Paenarthrobacter nicotinovorans DNA:
- a CDS encoding NUDIX hydrolase, with amino-acid sequence MNAVNPSSANVAERRLAPPSLAISTVIFALRPSETSGRPTLWLPLVRRIREPYRDMWALPGGPLAHDESLQDAASRNLRETTGLTPHYLEQLYAFGGLHRSPTQRVVSIVYWALVQPTEAALADESENVRWFRADRLGELAFDHNAIVDYALWRLRNKMAYGSIAYHLLGEYFTLAQVREVYEAVLDRQLDPANFRRHIKATPEIEETGEYLQGGKHRPPRLYRFTGTPGLGPDNRSTP; translated from the coding sequence GTGAACGCCGTGAACCCCAGCTCAGCAAACGTCGCCGAGAGGCGGCTCGCACCGCCGTCGTTGGCTATTTCCACGGTGATTTTCGCCCTCCGTCCCAGCGAAACATCCGGCCGTCCTACGCTGTGGCTGCCGTTGGTCCGCAGGATCCGAGAACCCTATAGGGACATGTGGGCCCTCCCGGGCGGTCCCCTTGCCCATGACGAATCGCTGCAGGACGCGGCATCACGGAACCTTCGCGAGACCACCGGACTGACGCCGCATTACCTCGAGCAGCTCTATGCCTTCGGGGGACTTCACCGCTCGCCCACGCAACGTGTGGTGTCGATCGTCTACTGGGCATTGGTGCAACCCACCGAGGCTGCGCTGGCGGACGAATCCGAGAACGTCCGGTGGTTCCGCGCAGACCGGCTGGGCGAACTCGCCTTCGATCACAACGCAATCGTGGACTACGCGCTGTGGCGGCTGCGCAACAAGATGGCCTACGGGTCCATTGCTTACCACCTGCTGGGGGAGTACTTCACCCTGGCCCAGGTCCGCGAAGTCTACGAGGCCGTGCTGGACCGGCAACTCGATCCCGCGAACTTCCGCAGACACATCAAGGCCACACCGGAAATCGAAGAAACCGGTGAATACCTCCAAGGCGGAAAACACCGCCCACCACGCCTCTACCGCTTCACCGGCACGCCCGGCCTCGGGCCAGATAACAGGAGTACACCATGA
- a CDS encoding Lrp/AsnC family transcriptional regulator gives MLVDALDARIVRFFTDSPRSSVLEASRVLKVARATVQSRIDRMIENGVIGSWVPQPDPANFGFPVVAFCSVTITQEIGHDAIIESLSAIPEIIEVHTVTGNSDLMVRIAARSNPDMQRVLDAMIATKSVVRCSSVIVLNSHIQGRTLPLMEAAAKAV, from the coding sequence ATGCTGGTCGATGCGCTTGATGCAAGAATTGTACGTTTCTTCACTGATTCGCCGCGATCTTCCGTGCTGGAGGCCTCGCGGGTACTGAAGGTTGCCCGGGCGACGGTGCAATCCCGGATTGACCGGATGATTGAAAACGGGGTCATTGGTTCCTGGGTCCCGCAGCCCGATCCTGCCAACTTTGGCTTCCCGGTGGTGGCGTTCTGTTCGGTCACCATCACCCAGGAGATCGGCCACGACGCCATCATTGAGAGCCTCAGCGCCATTCCCGAGATCATCGAGGTCCACACGGTTACGGGGAACTCCGACCTCATGGTGCGGATCGCCGCCCGGTCCAATCCGGACATGCAGCGCGTGCTCGATGCCATGATTGCCACCAAATCCGTGGTCCGCTGTTCCTCCGTGATAGTGCTCAACAGCCATATCCAAGGCCGCACCTTGCCGCTGATGGAGGCGGCGGCGAAGGCAGTGTGA
- a CDS encoding amino acid permease, producing MTTKSIAAPAPTSGLGHSLKPRQLTMMGLGSAIGAGLFLGSGAGVQAAGPAVLISYLVAGTLIILVMWALGEMAAANPNSGAFSVYAEKAMGKTAGGTIGWLWWLQLVVVIAAEALGAAGLLFSVWPVIPVWVLALVFMVVFTGINLVGVRNFGEFEFWFAILKVAAIVIFLLIGAALLFGWLPNATSPGLSAFGDFAPNGIGGIAAALFVVIFAFGGTEIVSVAAAETENPAHSVGKAIRTVVWRILVFYIGSVFVIAAILPVGSEGLKSPFAGVLDIAGIPGAGTAITLVAVVALLSALNANLYGASRMIFSLSERGEAPRLLSKLSTAKVPVAAVGISVAFGFIATILELLFPEKILPALLNLVGSTCLVVWGTALVSQFILRRRADREGAELPLRMKGFPYLTILGLVLLGLIFVVGFANPESAGQLVGTLILILVIAAGCFLNAKAKAGKPDHQAR from the coding sequence ATGACAACGAAGTCCATCGCGGCTCCTGCCCCAACATCCGGCCTCGGCCATTCACTCAAGCCCCGCCAGCTCACCATGATGGGCTTGGGCAGCGCGATCGGCGCAGGCCTCTTCCTGGGCTCCGGCGCCGGCGTGCAGGCCGCCGGCCCGGCCGTCCTCATCTCCTACCTCGTAGCGGGAACACTGATCATCCTCGTCATGTGGGCCCTGGGTGAGATGGCGGCGGCGAACCCCAACAGCGGCGCCTTCTCCGTTTACGCCGAAAAAGCCATGGGCAAGACCGCCGGCGGAACCATCGGCTGGCTGTGGTGGTTGCAGCTGGTGGTGGTGATTGCGGCAGAAGCACTGGGTGCCGCCGGACTGCTCTTCTCGGTCTGGCCGGTGATCCCGGTCTGGGTCCTGGCACTGGTCTTCATGGTGGTGTTCACGGGCATCAACCTGGTGGGCGTCCGGAACTTCGGGGAGTTCGAATTCTGGTTCGCCATCCTGAAGGTGGCGGCCATCGTGATCTTCCTGCTCATCGGCGCCGCGCTGCTGTTCGGCTGGCTGCCCAACGCCACCTCACCAGGGCTCTCCGCCTTCGGCGACTTTGCGCCGAACGGCATCGGCGGCATCGCCGCGGCCTTGTTCGTGGTGATCTTCGCCTTCGGTGGCACCGAGATCGTCAGCGTCGCCGCGGCTGAAACAGAAAATCCCGCCCACAGCGTCGGCAAGGCCATCCGCACGGTGGTCTGGCGCATCCTGGTCTTCTACATCGGCTCCGTTTTCGTCATTGCCGCCATTCTTCCCGTGGGCTCGGAGGGCCTGAAGTCCCCCTTCGCCGGAGTACTCGACATCGCAGGAATTCCCGGTGCGGGAACGGCCATCACCCTGGTTGCCGTGGTAGCGCTGCTCTCCGCCTTGAACGCCAACCTTTACGGCGCATCCAGGATGATCTTCTCCCTGTCCGAGCGTGGCGAAGCGCCCCGCCTCCTGTCGAAGCTGAGCACCGCCAAGGTGCCCGTGGCCGCCGTCGGAATCTCGGTAGCCTTCGGCTTCATTGCCACCATCCTGGAGCTGCTCTTTCCGGAGAAGATCCTGCCTGCCCTGCTGAACCTCGTAGGGTCCACCTGCCTGGTTGTCTGGGGTACCGCGCTGGTGTCCCAATTCATCCTGCGGCGCCGGGCAGACCGCGAGGGCGCAGAATTGCCCCTTCGCATGAAGGGCTTCCCCTACCTCACCATCCTGGGCCTGGTCTTGCTGGGCCTAATCTTCGTGGTGGGTTTCGCCAACCCTGAGAGCGCGGGCCAGCTGGTCGGCACCTTGATCCTCATCCTGGTCATTGCCGCCGGCTGCTTCCTCAACGCCAAGGCAAAAGCGGGAAAGCCGGACCACCAGGCCAGGTAA
- a CDS encoding thiamine pyrophosphate-dependent enzyme, protein MTTQPALAAVDDDAAPLSNHQLRELYTLMAAVRHLDTSAVAWQRQGIIPGYAPELGQEAAQVGSGYAVDLNRDFVFPTYREMGVARAMGLDMVGYMSTHKATWHGGMYNPLESRFAPIQAVVAGSVLHAVGWAHGQTLAAADGETGVAMTYFGDGASSQGDVHEAMNFAAVMKAPVVFFIQNNGWAISVPTERQVAGGSVAARAAGYGIPALQVDGNDVVAVFEATRSAFAHCRRGNGPVVIEAMTYRRGPHSTADDPGRYRTLEEERLDAGEDPLERFKQRLLADGVADEAFFADAQRRAEEEAEAIRTGIQDLGPRPGAEMFSLVFQEPTPALQSQASAWREESEHV, encoded by the coding sequence ATGACGACTCAACCAGCGCTTGCGGCCGTCGATGACGACGCCGCCCCGCTCTCCAACCATCAACTCCGCGAGCTGTACACGCTGATGGCAGCGGTCCGCCACCTGGACACTTCAGCCGTAGCCTGGCAACGCCAGGGCATCATCCCCGGGTACGCGCCTGAGCTTGGGCAGGAAGCAGCCCAGGTGGGCAGCGGTTACGCCGTGGACCTGAACCGGGACTTCGTCTTCCCCACCTACCGGGAGATGGGCGTGGCCCGGGCCATGGGCCTGGACATGGTGGGTTACATGTCCACCCACAAGGCCACGTGGCACGGCGGAATGTACAACCCCCTGGAATCCAGGTTCGCACCTATCCAGGCCGTGGTGGCGGGCTCGGTCCTGCATGCCGTTGGATGGGCCCACGGCCAGACCCTTGCCGCCGCTGACGGCGAAACCGGGGTAGCCATGACGTACTTCGGCGATGGCGCCTCATCCCAGGGCGACGTCCACGAAGCCATGAACTTCGCCGCTGTCATGAAGGCACCTGTGGTGTTCTTCATCCAGAACAACGGCTGGGCAATCTCCGTGCCCACCGAACGCCAGGTGGCCGGCGGATCCGTCGCAGCAAGGGCGGCCGGATACGGCATACCTGCACTGCAGGTCGATGGCAACGACGTCGTCGCCGTCTTCGAAGCCACCCGCTCCGCCTTCGCCCACTGCCGCCGCGGCAACGGACCCGTGGTGATCGAAGCCATGACCTATCGCCGCGGGCCGCACTCCACCGCCGACGATCCCGGCCGTTACCGGACCCTGGAAGAAGAGCGACTCGACGCCGGAGAGGACCCGCTGGAGCGGTTCAAGCAAAGGTTGCTGGCCGACGGCGTTGCAGACGAAGCCTTCTTTGCCGACGCCCAACGCAGGGCAGAGGAAGAAGCAGAAGCCATCCGGACCGGAATCCAGGACCTGGGTCCCCGCCCGGGCGCTGAAATGTTCAGCCTCGTCTTCCAGGAGCCAACTCCGGCCCTTCAATCCCAAGCCAGCGCGTGGCGCGAGGAGTCAGAACATGTCTGA
- a CDS encoding alpha-ketoacid dehydrogenase subunit beta has product MSETITEMPSAAAETAGIEQLSMQQALNRALDEVLAENPKAVIFGEDCGRLGGVFRITDGLQAKHGEDRVFDTPLAESGILGMSVGLAMAGFHPIPEVQFDGFAYPAINQIVCQIARMNYRSRGTLPMPITLRVPSFGGIRAPEHHGESLEALFAHVPGLKVVSPSNPHDAYHLLKYAATRPDPVIFMEPKSRYWQKGPVDVTSAAAVPATAAHDGGSPDGGSLTGARVAREGRHLTLVAWGAMVARCLQVTELAAEDGIDIEVLDLRWLKPIDAEALARSVGKTRRAVVVHEAPLTSGLGAEVAQLITQSCFATLKAPVERVTGFDVPYPSGDLEDEYIPNIDRILFGIQRVLEYRRG; this is encoded by the coding sequence ATGTCTGAGACGATCACCGAAATGCCCTCCGCCGCCGCTGAAACGGCCGGCATTGAACAACTGTCCATGCAGCAGGCGCTCAACCGCGCACTCGATGAGGTCCTGGCCGAAAACCCCAAAGCTGTCATCTTCGGCGAAGACTGCGGCCGGCTCGGTGGCGTGTTCCGCATCACCGACGGCCTCCAAGCCAAGCACGGCGAGGACCGCGTGTTCGACACGCCCTTGGCCGAGTCCGGAATCCTCGGCATGTCGGTAGGTTTGGCCATGGCCGGTTTCCACCCGATTCCCGAGGTCCAGTTCGATGGCTTCGCCTATCCGGCCATCAACCAGATCGTCTGCCAGATCGCCCGGATGAACTACCGCAGTCGCGGCACGTTGCCCATGCCCATCACCCTGCGCGTGCCCAGCTTCGGCGGTATCCGCGCACCCGAGCACCACGGCGAAAGCCTCGAGGCATTGTTCGCGCACGTACCGGGACTCAAGGTGGTTTCCCCTTCAAACCCGCACGACGCCTACCATCTGCTCAAGTACGCTGCCACGCGGCCGGACCCGGTCATCTTCATGGAGCCGAAGTCCCGCTACTGGCAGAAGGGCCCGGTGGATGTCACCTCCGCTGCCGCCGTCCCTGCCACAGCAGCGCACGACGGCGGCTCACCCGACGGCGGCAGCCTCACCGGCGCCCGCGTGGCCAGGGAAGGCCGCCACCTCACATTGGTGGCGTGGGGTGCCATGGTAGCCCGGTGCCTCCAGGTGACCGAGCTCGCGGCCGAGGACGGCATAGACATTGAAGTCCTTGACCTGCGCTGGCTCAAGCCCATTGATGCCGAAGCCTTGGCGAGGTCCGTCGGGAAGACGCGGCGCGCCGTCGTCGTCCATGAAGCGCCGCTGACCTCGGGCCTCGGCGCCGAAGTCGCCCAACTCATTACGCAAAGTTGTTTCGCAACGCTGAAGGCACCGGTGGAGCGTGTGACCGGCTTCGACGTCCCGTACCCCTCCGGCGACCTGGAGGACGAATACATCCCCAACATCGACCGCATCCTCTTTGGGATCCAACGCGTACTGGAGTACCGCCGTGGCTGA
- a CDS encoding biotin/lipoyl-containing protein, whose protein sequence is MAEISFPLPDLGEGLIEATVLDWLVEPGQQVERNQPIVELETSKSALELPSPQAGKVVRIHGAPGETINVGAPLIVFEVPDDTAGIVGTVPKDEAPKRRVRLSAVLDED, encoded by the coding sequence GTGGCTGAAATTTCCTTCCCGCTTCCGGACCTCGGCGAGGGCCTTATCGAGGCAACCGTGCTCGACTGGCTGGTTGAACCCGGCCAGCAAGTGGAACGCAACCAGCCGATCGTGGAACTCGAAACCAGCAAGTCCGCGCTCGAATTGCCCAGCCCCCAGGCGGGTAAAGTGGTGCGTATTCACGGGGCGCCCGGTGAGACCATCAACGTTGGCGCACCGCTGATCGTGTTCGAGGTTCCGGACGACACCGCCGGAATCGTGGGCACTGTTCCGAAGGACGAAGCACCCAAGCGCAGGGTCCGCCTGAGCGCCGTACTCGATGAGGACTGA
- a CDS encoding alpha/beta fold hydrolase — MMTGRHTVEQQRHTVEGTDPGLFVEVHEPASDAGLRPVLLIHGFSSSSKLNWADSGWITTLQDAGRRVITVDLPGHGRSHSPEDLDSYTPSRIRADLLQIVTDAGARPLRDGDPSTGLDVIGYSLGSRLAWEFGATQPDLVHRIVLGGPSSADPLAAFDLVAAQKHLADGTPIEDQSTAGLLKMAQMLPSNNLFAMLSLIEAIKGEPFDPAEAAPHMPLLLVAGEKDERAATMPELASIAGKHGGMVETLVIPGRTHTNVITSRAFKDAAAEFLGV; from the coding sequence ATGATGACTGGCAGGCACACCGTGGAACAGCAGCGGCACACAGTGGAAGGTACCGACCCCGGGCTGTTCGTCGAGGTTCATGAGCCGGCTTCCGATGCCGGGCTGCGCCCCGTCCTGCTGATCCATGGCTTCTCTTCCTCCAGCAAACTGAACTGGGCCGACAGCGGCTGGATCACCACGCTCCAGGACGCCGGGCGCAGGGTCATCACCGTGGACCTGCCCGGCCATGGCCGAAGCCACTCCCCCGAGGACCTGGACTCCTACACCCCCAGCCGGATCCGTGCGGATCTCCTGCAGATAGTGACCGACGCCGGTGCACGCCCCTTGCGCGACGGCGACCCTTCCACGGGACTTGATGTCATTGGTTATTCGCTCGGATCACGGCTGGCGTGGGAGTTTGGTGCCACGCAGCCCGATCTGGTCCATAGGATCGTCCTGGGCGGCCCAAGCTCAGCAGATCCGCTGGCAGCGTTCGACCTTGTGGCTGCTCAAAAGCACCTCGCTGACGGCACGCCCATAGAGGACCAGTCCACCGCGGGGCTCTTGAAGATGGCCCAGATGCTGCCCAGCAACAATTTGTTTGCCATGTTGTCGCTCATCGAGGCCATCAAGGGCGAACCTTTCGATCCTGCCGAGGCGGCCCCGCACATGCCACTGCTGCTGGTGGCCGGCGAGAAGGACGAAAGGGCTGCGACCATGCCGGAGCTTGCCTCCATTGCGGGCAAGCATGGCGGCATGGTGGAGACCTTGGTCATTCCCGGGCGCACGCACACCAATGTGATCACAAGCCGGGCCTTCAAGGACGCTGCCGCCGAATTCCTGGGCGTCTAA
- a CDS encoding MarR family transcriptional regulator, translating to MNKPIGYWIKRLDAALEVQLDRTLARIKLTRRQWQTLATLAEHSMLPDQLEEALQPLWGGDIRLRERELAALVGRGMITMIDDRLALSERGREKYHEAQQLVEDARQDLSMGIGIDEYAMALSVLERMSLNAERLAR from the coding sequence GTGAACAAGCCCATCGGATATTGGATCAAAAGGCTGGACGCTGCGCTGGAAGTCCAGTTGGACCGCACCTTGGCGCGGATCAAGCTCACGCGCCGCCAGTGGCAGACTCTTGCCACCCTGGCCGAGCACTCCATGCTTCCGGACCAGCTTGAGGAGGCACTGCAGCCACTGTGGGGCGGTGACATCCGGTTGCGCGAGCGGGAACTGGCAGCCTTGGTGGGCCGGGGAATGATCACGATGATCGATGACCGTTTGGCGCTGAGCGAGCGGGGACGGGAGAAGTACCACGAGGCGCAGCAGCTGGTGGAAGATGCGCGTCAGGATCTTTCGATGGGTATCGGCATCGATGAGTACGCCATGGCATTGAGCGTCCTGGAGCGCATGAGCCTCAACGCGGAACGGCTGGCCCGCTAG
- a CDS encoding phosphoribosyltransferase, which translates to MEVEQMGMRFKDRAEAGRRLAEGLPQLRERPDTIILGLARGGIPVAAAAAAELYLPFGALLVRKLGIPGRDETAFGALALSQGEVLRIVNKPLRDLILARGISQSALDSVEARERSELLRRAKEYPGTDHDLRGKTVVLVDDGLATGATMRAAVEAVRSAGAGTVVVAVPVASLEASASLARVCDVVIALHTPGKFHAVGAFYGHFEQLSDADVVRQLEGAGVAGRP; encoded by the coding sequence GTGGAAGTGGAGCAGATGGGCATGCGTTTCAAGGACCGCGCGGAAGCCGGTCGACGCCTGGCTGAAGGACTCCCGCAGCTGAGGGAGCGACCGGACACCATCATCCTCGGGCTCGCCCGGGGTGGTATTCCGGTAGCCGCTGCAGCAGCTGCGGAACTCTACCTGCCCTTTGGCGCCCTCCTGGTGCGAAAACTGGGAATTCCCGGCCGGGACGAAACTGCGTTCGGGGCTTTGGCGTTGTCACAGGGCGAGGTGCTCCGGATCGTCAACAAACCGTTGAGAGATCTCATTCTTGCCCGCGGCATCTCCCAATCGGCCTTGGATAGCGTCGAAGCCCGGGAACGTTCGGAGCTGCTGCGCCGGGCCAAGGAATACCCGGGCACGGACCACGACCTGCGCGGGAAGACTGTTGTCCTGGTAGACGACGGACTTGCCACCGGCGCCACCATGCGGGCCGCGGTGGAAGCCGTCCGGTCGGCAGGAGCGGGCACCGTAGTGGTGGCCGTCCCGGTTGCATCGCTTGAAGCGTCGGCATCGCTCGCCCGGGTCTGCGATGTTGTCATTGCCCTGCACACGCCAGGTAAATTCCATGCTGTCGGCGCTTTCTACGGTCACTTCGAACAGCTTTCCGACGCCGATGTGGTGCGCCAGCTGGAAGGCGCGGGCGTCGCCGGGCGTCCGTAG
- a CDS encoding IS30 family transposase has product MVKLFPKAARTEFLDLVCAGMPVRTAARRVGAVHATGHNWWVQSGLMMTVNRGATGGLADPAPSVGGPGRALGLEERGMIQMGVRMGLSYAKIGALIGRDKSVVWREVKRHTSADGKYYASVAHAKAHQDRRRPKPFRLAKDEGLCRLVGVWMDDGWSPKLISSMLAYYFGDDQTMQVSHETIYQALYVQTRGNLRADLAEKLSLKRKQRIPHGTDRRANSPYKEAFKISQRPAEVQDRAVPGHWEGDLIIGANGTAIGTLVERSTRFTILLHLPGDHTAETVAAAMIREMASLPDHLRRSITWDRGTELADYAKIQTALDTTMYFCDPHSPWQRGTNENTNRLLRFWFEKGTDFSVHTPEDIRLVAAKLNRRPRPTLNLETPANRLNQLLQAA; this is encoded by the coding sequence ATGGTCAAGTTGTTCCCCAAGGCTGCGCGTACTGAGTTTCTTGATTTGGTGTGTGCGGGGATGCCTGTTCGTACTGCTGCCCGGCGTGTCGGGGCGGTGCACGCTACCGGGCACAATTGGTGGGTTCAGTCTGGCCTAATGATGACCGTGAACCGGGGTGCTACCGGAGGTCTTGCCGATCCTGCTCCTTCAGTCGGGGGCCCTGGCCGTGCGTTGGGTCTGGAAGAGCGAGGCATGATCCAGATGGGTGTGCGGATGGGCCTCAGTTACGCGAAGATCGGCGCATTGATCGGGCGGGATAAGTCCGTAGTTTGGCGGGAGGTCAAACGCCACACGAGCGCGGACGGGAAGTACTACGCCTCGGTCGCTCACGCCAAAGCGCATCAGGACAGGCGCCGTCCCAAACCCTTCAGGCTGGCCAAGGACGAGGGTTTGTGCCGGCTGGTCGGCGTCTGGATGGATGACGGGTGGAGTCCGAAGCTGATCTCCTCGATGTTGGCGTATTACTTCGGTGACGATCAGACTATGCAGGTGAGCCACGAGACGATCTACCAGGCCCTTTACGTCCAAACCCGCGGGAACCTGCGGGCGGACCTGGCCGAAAAGCTCAGCCTGAAACGCAAACAACGCATCCCCCACGGCACTGACCGGCGCGCCAACAGCCCCTATAAAGAGGCCTTCAAGATCAGCCAACGTCCCGCCGAGGTCCAGGACCGGGCAGTGCCCGGGCATTGGGAAGGTGACCTCATCATCGGCGCCAACGGGACAGCGATCGGAACCTTGGTGGAACGCTCAACCCGGTTCACGATCCTGCTGCACCTGCCAGGGGACCACACCGCGGAAACCGTTGCCGCCGCGATGATCCGGGAGATGGCCTCCCTCCCGGATCACCTGCGCCGGTCGATCACCTGGGACCGCGGCACCGAGCTGGCCGACTACGCAAAAATCCAGACCGCTCTCGATACGACGATGTACTTCTGCGACCCGCACTCGCCCTGGCAGCGCGGCACCAACGAAAACACCAACCGGCTCCTGCGGTTCTGGTTCGAGAAAGGCACTGACTTTTCAGTGCACACCCCCGAGGACATCCGCCTGGTCGCAGCGAAACTCAACCGCCGCCCCAGACCAACACTGAACCTCGAGACCCCAGCCAACCGGCTAAACCAGCTGCTACAAGCGGCCTAA
- a CDS encoding MFS transporter yields MTATSTVDSPSGPSSKREERRVLAGTLVGTTIEWYDFFIFAQLTATLLAPLFLSPLEKSNPGVAQLLSFATIGISFLFRPLGAFVAGHLGDKMGRKAVLVMTLVMMGAATALIGVLPTYETIGLWAPVLLIFLRVVQGFSAGGEWGGAALMAVEHAPIKKRGLFGAYPQIGVPIGMILATGLLFFLQSGMSKEAFSAWGWRVPFLLSVVLIVVGYLIRRAVGESPVFKELAQRKAESKAPLGELFRRNKKEVVLAALIFIANNAAGYLLIAFFISYATKALKMPLPQVLLATTIASFGWLIFTMVGGWLSDKIGRVKTFLIGYGLVFAWMIPMFALIDTKDILLYGTALFVLTIGLGLSYGPMSAMYAEMFPAQVRYSGISIGYALGAILGGAFAPLIAQALLDATKWSGSVGLYIMGLCIISAVGVILAKETRGRPLGYSVHH; encoded by the coding sequence ATGACCGCAACTTCCACTGTCGACTCGCCGTCAGGCCCAAGCAGCAAGCGCGAAGAGCGCCGGGTCCTGGCCGGAACCCTGGTGGGCACCACCATCGAGTGGTACGACTTCTTCATCTTCGCCCAGCTCACTGCGACGCTGCTGGCGCCTTTGTTCCTCTCTCCCTTGGAGAAGTCCAACCCGGGAGTGGCCCAGCTTTTGTCCTTTGCCACCATCGGAATCAGCTTCCTGTTCCGTCCTCTCGGAGCCTTCGTCGCAGGGCACCTTGGCGACAAGATGGGTCGCAAGGCCGTACTCGTCATGACGCTGGTCATGATGGGAGCTGCCACCGCACTGATCGGTGTCCTGCCCACCTACGAAACGATCGGGCTTTGGGCACCTGTGCTGCTCATCTTCCTGCGGGTCGTCCAGGGCTTCTCCGCCGGCGGTGAATGGGGCGGTGCTGCCCTCATGGCCGTGGAGCACGCACCGATCAAGAAGCGTGGACTCTTCGGTGCCTACCCGCAGATCGGTGTGCCCATCGGAATGATCCTGGCTACCGGTTTGCTCTTCTTCCTGCAGTCGGGAATGTCCAAGGAGGCCTTCTCTGCCTGGGGCTGGCGTGTGCCCTTCCTGCTGTCCGTTGTTCTGATCGTGGTGGGTTACCTGATCCGCCGCGCGGTCGGCGAGAGCCCCGTCTTCAAGGAACTTGCCCAGCGAAAGGCTGAAAGCAAAGCTCCCCTGGGTGAACTCTTCCGCAGGAACAAGAAGGAAGTTGTCCTCGCTGCGCTGATCTTCATCGCCAACAACGCAGCAGGCTACCTGCTGATTGCGTTCTTCATCTCCTACGCCACCAAGGCCCTGAAGATGCCGCTGCCACAGGTTCTCCTGGCCACCACCATCGCTTCCTTCGGCTGGCTCATCTTCACCATGGTGGGCGGTTGGCTCTCAGACAAGATCGGCCGCGTGAAGACGTTCTTGATCGGCTATGGCCTGGTCTTTGCCTGGATGATTCCGATGTTCGCCCTCATCGACACCAAGGACATCCTGCTCTACGGGACTGCGCTGTTCGTACTGACGATCGGCCTGGGCCTGTCCTACGGTCCGATGTCGGCCATGTACGCAGAAATGTTCCCGGCCCAGGTGCGCTACTCGGGCATCTCCATCGGCTATGCCCTTGGTGCCATCCTCGGTGGAGCTTTCGCGCCGCTGATTGCCCAGGCGCTCCTGGATGCCACCAAGTGGTCCGGTTCGGTTGGCCTCTACATCATGGGCCTCTGCATCATCTCCGCCGTTGGCGTGATCCTCGCGAAGGAAACCCGGGGACGTCCGCTGGGGTACAGCGTCCACCACTGA